The segment GGTTGTTGACGGTGTGTTTTCCGGCAAGAGAAACGAAGGTGGCCTCGTCGGGGCCGACCCGAAGCCGTCTGGGCCGGCTCCATTTTGCATGGTTCTTGGGTTTTCGGTAAGGATCCAGAAGATCGATGCGGCCCAGTTTCTTCAGCCGCTCATAGATCAGGATCCACCCGCAGGGCTTTTCCGTATCGACTTCACAATGCCCGTTTTCCGCACCACCGCAGGGCCCGTTCAACAGTTGCTTGGAGCACAGCGTCATGGGGCAGAGCCCGCCCGTGCCTTCGATGACGCATTCCCCGCACAGGGAGCAGAATTCCTCGATGTCGGTTGCCGAGACGGTCTCGCCGCCGAAAATCGTGTCGCATCCGGGGTGAACCATGGAACCGTCTGTGGCATCAATGACCGTGTGAATCCCCTGCCCGCAAGCCAGAACCAGGAAGGCATCCGCCTGCCGGGTTTGTTCGCTGTAGTCTTCTTTCAGAACCTTTCGGGTGTTGTCGAGTTTGCACAGGCTCATGCCCTGGGGGCCGGGAGTGGCATAGCCGACGACCTGAACGCCCCGGGCGATCAGCCGGCCGGCCATGGCCTCGGTTTCCTCCGGGCCGCCGGAGTGGCATTTCCAGGCGCAGTTGTAGCAGCCAACGACAAAGACTTTTTCTTTCGGATCGATATGATCCACGATTTCCTCGATGGGTTTCTGGATGGTGGCGTGCATGTCTTTCCTCGCTTCAGAATCAATAAACGAATACGGCCTTCGATTCCATGGCCTCGGTGTTGACTTTGGCGGCTGCAGCCGGTTCGGTGCCGTCGATGAGATCCGCTTCGCTGATGTTGCGCTCTCGGATGCAGGGGACGCATACGAGAATCCGGCCGCCGAGGGACTGAAAATCAGCCATCAGCTTCTTCACCGGGGAAAATCCGTGGGCCGAAACCATGTGATCGACATA is part of the Desulfatirhabdium butyrativorans DSM 18734 genome and harbors:
- a CDS encoding methylenetetrahydrofolate reductase C-terminal domain-containing protein, whose product is MHATIQKPIEEIVDHIDPKEKVFVVGCYNCAWKCHSGGPEETEAMAGRLIARGVQVVGYATPGPQGMSLCKLDNTRKVLKEDYSEQTRQADAFLVLACGQGIHTVIDATDGSMVHPGCDTIFGGETVSATDIEEFCSLCGECVIEGTGGLCPMTLCSKQLLNGPCGGAENGHCEVDTEKPCGWILIYERLKKLGRIDLLDPYRKPKNHAKWSRPRRLRVGPDEATFVSLAGKHTVNNRN
- a CDS encoding DsrE family protein, producing the protein MEETPEKVLYVLTCAAENPERATLPWVLGNAALAMDVGAVVVLQGNGVYLAQKGYVDHMVSAHGFSPVKKLMADFQSLGGRILVCVPCIRERNISEADLIDGTEPAAAAKVNTEAMESKAVFVY